A DNA window from Oncorhynchus tshawytscha isolate Ot180627B linkage group LG13, Otsh_v2.0, whole genome shotgun sequence contains the following coding sequences:
- the LOC112265160 gene encoding ubiquitin carboxyl-terminal hydrolase 2 isoform X4, producing the protein MPSMRQSYTVTVPEEPPASVFPFLKQEMRRKSSSSSVLVSTFVGLLINQAKNSKSTQGLVGLRNLGNTCFMNSILQCLSNTHNLRDYCLHNSHRRDLNKNSRTNTGALMEEFAKLLQTMWTSSSSEAVGPSEFKTQIQRYAPRFVGYNQQDAQEFLRFLLDGLHNEVNRVTVRPRGSSEDFDHLPDREKGDRMWSKYLEREDSKVVDLFVGQLKSSLTCSTCGYCSTVFDPFWDLSLPIAKGYGEVSLMDCVSLFTKEDVLDGDEKPTCYRCKARRRCTKKFTVQKFPKILVLHLKRFSEARRTSKLSTFVNFPMEKLDLREFASENSINAVYNLYAVSNHSGTTMGGHYTAYCRNPTSGEWYTFNDSRVSPMSSSQVRSSDAYVLFYELASSSRM; encoded by the exons ATGCCCAGCATGAGACAGTCATACACGGTGACCGTACCCGAAGAACCCCCGGCCTCGGTTTTCCCGTTCTTGAAGCAAGAGATGCGTCGGAAAAGCTCGAGCAGCTCCGTGCTGGTGTCAACCTTTGTAGGACTTCTCATTAATCAAGCCAag aACTCCAAGAGCACCCAGGGCCTGGTGGGCCTACGGAACCTGGGAAATACC tgctTCATGAACTCCATCCTGCAGTGTCTCAGCAACACGCACAACCTCCGGGACTACTGTCTGCACAACTCCCACCGACGCGACCTTAACAAAAACAGCCGCACCAACACTGGGGCCCTCATGGAGG AATTTGCCAAGCTCCTCCAGACCATGTGGACGTCCTCGAGCAGCGAGGCGGTCGGCCCCTCAGAGTTCAAAACTCAGATCCAGAGATACGCCCCCCGATTTGTGGGATACAA ccaacaGGACGCCCAGGAGTTCCTGCGCTTCCTGCTGGACGGGCTGCACAACGAGGTAAACCGGGTCACGGTGCGGCCGCGGGGCAGCTCGGAGGACTTTGACCACCTGCC TGACCGAGAGAAAGGGGATAGAATGTGGAGCAAgtacctggagagagaggacagcaaaGTAGTGG ACCTGTTTGTGGGTCAGCTGAAGAGCTCATTGACATGCAGCACATGTGGCTACTGCTCCACTGTTTTTGACCCCTTCTGGGATCTCTCGCTACCCATCGCCAAG GGCTACGGAGAAGTGAGTCTGATGGACTGCGTGAGTCTCTTCACCAAAGAGGATGTGCTCGACGGAGATGAAAAACCAACGTGCTACAGGTGTAAAGCCAGAAGACGATGCACAAAGAAGTTCACTGTACAGAAATTCCCCAAGATCTTAGTGCTTC ATCTGAAACGCTTCTCTGAAGCGCGGAGAACCAGCAAACTGTCCACATTTGTCAACTTCCCCATGGAGAAACTGGACCTCAGGGAGTTTGCCTCGGAAAACAGCA TAAATGCAGTTTATAACCTGTACGCAGTGTCCAATCACTCAGGCACGACCATGGGCGGCCACTACACAGCGTACTGTCGCAACCCCACCTCGGGAGAATGGTACACGTTCAATGACTCCAG AGTATCGCCAATGTCCTCCAGCCAAGTGCGCAGCAGTGACGCCTACGTGCTGTTCTACGAGCTGGCCTCCTCCTCGCGGATGTGA
- the LOC112265161 gene encoding GTPase IMAP family member 8, whose protein sequence is MAAHSSTTLGQDPCISKRILLLLGERLSGKSSVGNTILGKREFDTGIMTTHSSKRKGTVAGRQVTVVDTPGWYVGRSTPGRVAQELGRALSLCSLGPHAILLVVSAIGDFSQGEWRAMEEHLRQIQVPIWQRAIVLLTHGAEIPRGTSAEEHIRGKGKSLLWLVERCGNKFHVLDSHARDKQVQVQLLLEKIDRMFEINRRPREIQERLYSQVRESLRMGGGKQQGEDIEMLVRQDMRTRQNQRVTAVVPIETSKCRPAAFGLVLLGRRCSGKSSAGNTILGRREFGSGKRTVHCVVGQGEVGGRRVAVVDTPGWSLYGLSNPKQVRLEMRGSASLCPYGVVCTFLLAVPVDSFTEKDRCAVEKYLSVLGEGVWRSTMVLFTYGDELRGRTIEEHIEETGEPLRGLLGKCSHRYHVLDNNIKGDLTQVVELLQIVEQL, encoded by the exons ATGGCAGCTCACAGTTCAACCACTCTTG GTCAAGACCCATGTATTTCAAAGCGGATCCTGCTTTTActtggagagagactgagtggaaAGAGCTCAGTGGGGAACACCATCTTGGGCAAGAGGGAATTTGACACAGGGATAATGACAACTCACAGCTCCAAGAGGAAGGGCACTGTTGCAGGAAGACAGGTGACTGTGGTGGACACTCCTGGATGGTACGTCGGGAGAAGCACCCCTGGCAGAGTGGCACAGGAGCTGGGGCGAgccctgtccctctgttccctggGGCCCCATGCCATCCTCCTGGTGGTCTCTGCCATAGGGGACTTCAGTCAGGGAGAATGGAGGGCCATGGAGGAGCACCTGAGGCAGATCCAGGTCCCTATCTGGCAGCGAGCTATAGTGCTCCTCACTCACGGAGCTGAGATACCAAGAGGAACCTCCGCTGAGGAACACATCCGAGGGAAGGGCAAGAGTCTCCTGTGGCTTGTGGAGAGGTGTGGGAACAAGTTCCATGTTCTGGACAGCCACGCCAGGGACAAACAGGTTCAGGTCCAATTGCTGTTGGAGAAGATTGATAGGATGTTTGAGATAAATAGGCGTCCAAGGGAAATACAGGAGAGGTTGTACAGCCAGGTGAGAGAGAGCttgaggatgggaggagggaaaCAGCAGGGAGAGGACATAGAAATGCTTGTCAGGCAGGACATGAGGACAAGGCAGAACCAGCGGGTCACAGCAGTGGTACCCATAG AGACATCTAAATGTAGGCCAGCTGCGTTTGGCCTTGTGCTGCTGGGAAGAAGATGTTCTGGGAAGAGTTCAGCAGGAAATACCATTCTTGGCAGAAGAGAGTTTGGTAGTGGCAAAAGAACAGTCCATTGTGtggtgggacagggagaggtgggagggaggagagtcgcgGTGGTGGACACTCCCGGTTGGAGTCTCTACGGTCTGTCCAACCCGAAGCAGGTCAGACTGGAGATGAGAGGCAGTGCATCCCTGTGCCCCTATGGGGTAGTTTGTACATTCCTCTTGGCAGTACCAGTTGACTCCTTCACAGAGAAAGATAGGTGTGCTGTGGAGAAATACCTGAGTGTCTTGGGTGAGGGGGTATGGAGAAGCACCATGGTGCTTTTCACCTATGGTGATGAGTTAAGAGGCAGAACCATTGAGGAGCACATTGAGGAGACTGGAGAGCCCCTCCGTGGCCTGCTGGGGAAGTGTTCTCACAGGTACCATGTCTTAGATAACAATATTAAGGGCGATCTAACCCAGGTTGTCGAGCTGTTGCAGATAGTGGAGCAGTTGTAG
- the LOC112265160 gene encoding ubiquitin carboxyl-terminal hydrolase 2 isoform X3: MPSMRQSYTVTVPEEPPASVFPFLKQEMRRKSSSSSVLVSTFVGLLINQAKNSKSTQGLVGLRNLGNTCFMNSILQCLSNTHNLRDYCLHNSHRRDLNKNSRTNTGALMEEFAKLLQTMWTSSSSEAVGPSEFKTQIQRYAPRFVGYNQQDAQEFLRFLLDGLHNEVNRVTVRPRGSSEDFDHLPDREKGDRMWSKYLEREDSKVVDLFVGQLKSSLTCSTCGYCSTVFDPFWDLSLPIAKKGYGEVSLMDCVSLFTKEDVLDGDEKPTCYRCKARRRCTKKFTVQKFPKILVLHLKRFSEARRTSKLSTFVNFPMEKLDLREFASENSINAVYNLYAVSNHSGTTMGGHYTAYCRNPTSGEWYTFNDSRVSPMSSSQVRSSDAYVLFYELASSSRM, translated from the exons ATGCCCAGCATGAGACAGTCATACACGGTGACCGTACCCGAAGAACCCCCGGCCTCGGTTTTCCCGTTCTTGAAGCAAGAGATGCGTCGGAAAAGCTCGAGCAGCTCCGTGCTGGTGTCAACCTTTGTAGGACTTCTCATTAATCAAGCCAag aACTCCAAGAGCACCCAGGGCCTGGTGGGCCTACGGAACCTGGGAAATACC tgctTCATGAACTCCATCCTGCAGTGTCTCAGCAACACGCACAACCTCCGGGACTACTGTCTGCACAACTCCCACCGACGCGACCTTAACAAAAACAGCCGCACCAACACTGGGGCCCTCATGGAGG AATTTGCCAAGCTCCTCCAGACCATGTGGACGTCCTCGAGCAGCGAGGCGGTCGGCCCCTCAGAGTTCAAAACTCAGATCCAGAGATACGCCCCCCGATTTGTGGGATACAA ccaacaGGACGCCCAGGAGTTCCTGCGCTTCCTGCTGGACGGGCTGCACAACGAGGTAAACCGGGTCACGGTGCGGCCGCGGGGCAGCTCGGAGGACTTTGACCACCTGCC TGACCGAGAGAAAGGGGATAGAATGTGGAGCAAgtacctggagagagaggacagcaaaGTAGTGG ACCTGTTTGTGGGTCAGCTGAAGAGCTCATTGACATGCAGCACATGTGGCTACTGCTCCACTGTTTTTGACCCCTTCTGGGATCTCTCGCTACCCATCGCCAAG AAGGGCTACGGAGAAGTGAGTCTGATGGACTGCGTGAGTCTCTTCACCAAAGAGGATGTGCTCGACGGAGATGAAAAACCAACGTGCTACAGGTGTAAAGCCAGAAGACGATGCACAAAGAAGTTCACTGTACAGAAATTCCCCAAGATCTTAGTGCTTC ATCTGAAACGCTTCTCTGAAGCGCGGAGAACCAGCAAACTGTCCACATTTGTCAACTTCCCCATGGAGAAACTGGACCTCAGGGAGTTTGCCTCGGAAAACAGCA TAAATGCAGTTTATAACCTGTACGCAGTGTCCAATCACTCAGGCACGACCATGGGCGGCCACTACACAGCGTACTGTCGCAACCCCACCTCGGGAGAATGGTACACGTTCAATGACTCCAG AGTATCGCCAATGTCCTCCAGCCAAGTGCGCAGCAGTGACGCCTACGTGCTGTTCTACGAGCTGGCCTCCTCCTCGCGGATGTGA